In Selenomonas sp. TAMA-11512, a genomic segment contains:
- a CDS encoding chemotaxis protein CheW, which produces MASDNKMVDDIQVGAFKLLNEEYGVNILNVQEIKVMTDITRIPFAPDYVKGVMNLRGSVLPVIDLKRRLGLADAPYTDASRIIVMKIGELSVGMIVDAVTEVMTIDGRRIESAKSVSDGGAPNPFIDGIGKVNDRLIIMLNLDEIVDLPEELK; this is translated from the coding sequence ATGGCTAGTGATAACAAGATGGTAGATGATATTCAAGTTGGCGCATTCAAGCTTCTCAATGAAGAGTATGGAGTCAATATCCTGAATGTGCAGGAAATAAAGGTGATGACGGACATAACGCGCATTCCTTTCGCACCGGATTATGTCAAAGGAGTCATGAACCTTCGAGGCAGCGTGCTTCCCGTTATTGATTTGAAGCGACGACTGGGGCTTGCGGATGCCCCCTACACGGATGCTTCGCGCATTATCGTCATGAAGATCGGTGAGCTCTCTGTCGGTATGATTGTTGACGCCGTGACCGAAGTCATGACGATTGACGGCCGGCGCATCGAGTCGGCGAAATCCGTCAGCGACGGCGGCGCCCCGAACCCCTTTATCGACGGTATCGGCAAGGTCAACGATCGATTGATCATTATGCTGAACCTGGATGAAATTGTAGATCTTCCGGAGGAACTGAAGTAA
- a CDS encoding chemotaxis protein CheC: MSDELFDLTPIQMDVLREIGNIGAGNSATALSQLINRRIDINVPKVSIVPIEEVPDLVGGPETLVAGVFLRAFGKAPSNILFLMPKESAFYLVDALMGKGKGETDEMDLMAESALMEIGNILAGTYLNAIYSFTDISLVPSIPALAMDMAGAILNIVLVQLGQMGDHAMVIETDFLDEEEDLHGHFFLVPDPGSMETILAAVGVG; the protein is encoded by the coding sequence ATGAGCGACGAACTGTTCGACTTGACGCCGATACAGATGGATGTACTGCGAGAGATTGGAAACATCGGCGCGGGAAATTCCGCGACGGCGCTCTCACAGCTGATCAATCGGCGTATCGATATCAATGTCCCAAAGGTCTCCATCGTCCCCATTGAAGAGGTTCCGGATCTTGTCGGCGGTCCGGAAACTCTCGTGGCGGGCGTGTTTTTGCGTGCTTTCGGCAAAGCTCCCAGCAATATCCTGTTTCTGATGCCGAAGGAGAGCGCATTCTATCTCGTGGATGCTCTTATGGGCAAGGGGAAAGGCGAAACCGATGAAATGGATCTGATGGCGGAGTCTGCCTTGATGGAAATCGGCAACATTCTGGCAGGCACCTATTTAAATGCCATCTACAGCTTTACGGATATTTCCCTGGTGCCGTCCATTCCTGCACTTGCTATGGATATGGCCGGTGCCATCTTGAATATCGTTCTCGTTCAGCTTGGGCAGATGGGCGATCACGCGATGGTCATAGAGACTGATTTCCTCGATGAGGAGGAAGATCTGCACGGACATTTCTTCCTCGTGCCGGATCCGGGCTCCATGGAGACAATTCTGGCAGCAGTGGGGGTAGGTTGA
- a CDS encoding chemotaxis protein CheD, with amino-acid sequence MAATLRVGIADYKVSKAPDVIISYGLGSCVGVSLYDPQTKIGGLLHILLPDSTQARAQEKEAKFADTGVPLLVKDVVAKGASKGRLVAKVAGGAQMFAFANASDLMKVGTRNVEAVKAALKKEGIRIVGEDTGANYGRTVQIDLETGVYTVKAIGKPEKQI; translated from the coding sequence ATGGCCGCTACATTACGCGTGGGCATAGCGGATTACAAAGTCAGCAAGGCGCCGGATGTCATCATCAGCTATGGATTGGGGTCTTGCGTAGGTGTATCGCTATACGATCCACAGACGAAAATAGGAGGTCTTTTGCACATTCTATTGCCGGACAGCACACAGGCAAGAGCGCAGGAAAAAGAGGCGAAATTCGCCGACACAGGCGTCCCTCTTCTCGTGAAAGACGTCGTTGCCAAGGGCGCCAGCAAGGGACGCTTAGTCGCTAAAGTCGCCGGCGGTGCACAGATGTTTGCCTTTGCCAATGCGTCCGATCTCATGAAAGTCGGTACGCGCAATGTCGAGGCTGTCAAGGCGGCTTTGAAAAAGGAAGGTATCCGGATTGTCGGTGAGGATACGGGAGCCAATTACGGACGAACCGTTCAGATTGATTTGGAGACCGGTGTCTATACAGTCAAGGCGATTGGCAAACCGGAGAAGCAAATTTAG
- a CDS encoding FliA/WhiG family RNA polymerase sigma factor, with translation MDTIRLWEEYRETGSTEIRDRIVEIYLPLVNIIAGRVAIGLPSHVDRDDLISSGFFGLLDAIERYEPSRGNKFETYGGLRIRGAMLDYLRSIDWIPVSKRQKIRRYEQAVATLEGRLGRSARDAEVAAELQISMEELNDLINQSNVATIIPLEEYLRSDSPVAQTISPEASAEKNEIKEILAGAIDRLGEKERIVVSLYYYEELTLKEISLILHLSEARISQIHTKAVTRLRGALTRMKANMIE, from the coding sequence GTGGATACGATCCGGCTCTGGGAGGAGTATCGAGAAACCGGATCGACCGAGATCCGGGATCGAATTGTAGAGATCTATTTGCCGCTGGTCAATATCATTGCGGGCCGAGTTGCGATCGGGCTGCCCTCGCACGTCGACCGCGATGATTTGATATCGAGCGGTTTTTTTGGGTTATTGGATGCCATTGAGCGTTATGAGCCTTCTCGAGGAAATAAATTTGAAACGTACGGCGGGCTCCGGATTCGAGGCGCTATGCTTGACTATCTTCGTTCGATCGATTGGATTCCCGTATCCAAGAGACAGAAAATTCGACGATATGAGCAGGCTGTCGCCACGCTGGAAGGCCGACTCGGGCGTTCCGCGAGAGATGCGGAGGTTGCCGCGGAACTGCAAATCTCCATGGAAGAGCTCAATGATCTGATCAACCAGTCCAACGTGGCAACGATCATCCCCTTGGAGGAATACCTGCGCAGTGACTCCCCGGTCGCACAGACCATATCTCCCGAGGCAAGTGCGGAGAAAAATGAGATCAAGGAGATCCTGGCAGGTGCCATTGACCGGCTGGGAGAAAAAGAGCGCATCGTGGTGTCCCTGTACTACTATGAAGAACTGACGTTGAAGGAAATCAGTCTGATATTACATCTATCTGAGGCTCGTATATCACAGATTCACACAAAAGCCGTTACCCGACTGCGTGGAGCACTCACTCGCATGAAGGCCAACATGATCGAGTGA
- a CDS encoding FapA family protein: MADETTTEEKELQQTADTAVASEGSGLPEPAYGTVKISVSSDKMTARIELNIEKGQLHPTSDMLKSALDDAGVVFGIHEDELEAVCKYGTSRDVAFGQSPENGTDAEIIRHFNLGEKGRPKLIEYDRVDYKDMNLFVLAKKGQLLAERKRQTGGVPGTNVLGGTIKAKAGKPIQLKEGKNTYIENEDFLYANMDGQILDTGKVISIDPFLQIQQDISVGTGNIDFTGAVSVKGSIDYGFKLRATGDVEISGMVNGGEIEAENIIVKGGIQGMNRGSIVARGEIHASYAENAKLIADGSIFISDVALHSTMQAGHKICVTGKRGRIVGGRVQAGELVEATQIGNKSNVVTEIQVGVNPMLQERHTEAINAYKAAKKKLDQIKKTAETLANMDQSKMSEDRQRLVRETAAAKFKLLGEIEKNDKLIEALEEEMKALQQGFVRVSDVMFPGVKLKISNVIKTVQTAEQHCVLKVDGDTIRTAPY; the protein is encoded by the coding sequence ATGGCGGACGAAACGACCACAGAAGAGAAAGAATTACAGCAAACGGCGGATACAGCCGTCGCGTCGGAGGGCAGCGGATTGCCGGAGCCTGCGTACGGCACCGTCAAAATTTCCGTGAGCAGCGACAAGATGACAGCGCGCATCGAATTGAATATAGAAAAAGGGCAGCTGCATCCGACATCGGATATGCTGAAGAGCGCGCTTGATGATGCAGGGGTCGTCTTCGGAATTCATGAAGACGAGCTGGAGGCGGTCTGTAAATATGGGACGAGCAGGGACGTTGCCTTCGGGCAGTCGCCGGAAAATGGAACGGATGCGGAGATTATACGTCATTTCAATTTAGGTGAAAAGGGAAGACCTAAATTGATCGAATACGATCGCGTCGACTACAAGGACATGAATCTCTTTGTGCTTGCAAAGAAGGGGCAGCTTCTGGCTGAACGCAAACGGCAGACAGGCGGTGTCCCCGGGACGAACGTGTTGGGCGGAACCATCAAGGCGAAAGCGGGGAAGCCGATACAGCTGAAAGAAGGCAAGAATACGTATATAGAAAATGAGGATTTTCTCTATGCGAATATGGACGGACAGATTCTCGACACGGGTAAGGTCATCAGTATCGATCCCTTTCTGCAGATTCAGCAGGATATCAGCGTAGGCACAGGCAATATAGATTTCACGGGTGCTGTCTCCGTCAAGGGCAGCATCGATTACGGATTTAAACTCCGGGCGACAGGTGATGTCGAGATCAGCGGAATGGTCAACGGCGGTGAAATTGAAGCGGAGAATATCATCGTCAAGGGCGGCATCCAGGGGATGAACCGCGGAAGCATCGTGGCGCGCGGCGAGATACACGCAAGCTATGCGGAAAACGCGAAGCTTATAGCGGATGGCAGCATCTTTATCTCTGATGTAGCGCTTCATTCGACGATGCAGGCGGGGCACAAGATCTGTGTAACGGGAAAGCGCGGGAGAATTGTAGGAGGACGAGTGCAGGCCGGGGAACTCGTTGAGGCCACGCAAATCGGCAATAAATCCAATGTCGTTACCGAGATACAGGTGGGTGTCAATCCCATGCTGCAAGAGCGACATACAGAAGCGATCAATGCCTATAAAGCAGCGAAAAAAAAGCTGGATCAGATAAAGAAGACGGCTGAAACACTTGCGAATATGGATCAATCAAAGATGTCGGAAGATCGTCAGCGGCTTGTGCGCGAGACGGCTGCGGCGAAATTCAAACTGCTTGGCGAGATAGAGAAGAATGACAAGCTGATCGAAGCGCTGGAAGAGGAGATGAAGGCGCTTCAGCAAGGTTTTGTCCGTGTTAGCGACGTCATGTTCCCGGGGGTCAAGCTCAAGATCTCCAATGTCATCAAGACCGTCCAAACAGCCGAACAGCACTGTGTTCTCAAGGTGGATGGAGACACTATTCGAACGGCCCCCTATTGA
- the ftsZ gene encoding cell division protein FtsZ: MAEMGRGLKRAIVTIKIIGVGGGGNSVLRRIAEYNFPGVELVAVNTDVNQLESLAGTDIRRLQIGEGLTKGRGTGGVTSLGETAAKADAALIKTELQGADLVFIIAAMGGGVGTGAAPVIAKYAKEMGILTMGVVTIPFAFEGERKKATAMNGISKLKAMMDALIVIENESLLKLPEYRQISFLEAFKAADDILITAIRCVSELILTTGGINVDFADLRTILKSSIGSDALLGVGSSVNNAVQAVKNAIESPLVNRPLEGARAVILNISGDESLRLLDVQDATQYIQGHAHPDVNIIVGTVLDERLGDEIKVMIIATDFADTAATVMPHIEPLEEKLEEIAPLLGTKVGQKEIELPDFMNHGKRVEKPAFSEGGGFSIPRFRTSNEDENR; this comes from the coding sequence ATGGCGGAGATGGGACGCGGACTGAAAAGAGCGATTGTCACGATAAAAATCATAGGCGTCGGCGGCGGCGGAAACAGTGTCCTGCGGCGCATTGCAGAATACAATTTTCCGGGTGTCGAGCTCGTGGCCGTCAATACGGATGTAAACCAGCTGGAGAGCCTTGCGGGCACGGATATTCGTCGGCTGCAGATTGGAGAGGGACTGACAAAAGGGCGCGGGACGGGCGGTGTCACATCGCTCGGAGAGACGGCGGCAAAGGCGGACGCGGCTCTGATCAAGACGGAACTGCAAGGCGCCGACCTCGTATTCATTATCGCGGCAATGGGCGGAGGCGTCGGGACGGGTGCCGCTCCCGTCATCGCGAAGTATGCGAAAGAGATGGGAATATTGACGATGGGGGTCGTCACGATTCCGTTTGCCTTTGAAGGTGAGCGCAAGAAAGCGACAGCCATGAACGGCATCTCTAAGCTGAAGGCGATGATGGACGCGCTCATTGTCATCGAGAACGAGAGCCTCTTAAAGCTTCCCGAATATCGGCAGATTTCCTTCCTGGAGGCCTTCAAGGCTGCCGATGACATTCTGATTACAGCCATTCGATGCGTGTCCGAGCTGATTTTGACAACGGGCGGCATCAATGTGGACTTTGCGGATCTGCGCACCATCTTGAAGAGCTCGATCGGCTCCGATGCGCTGCTGGGTGTCGGCTCTTCCGTGAACAACGCCGTGCAGGCGGTCAAGAATGCGATTGAAAGCCCGCTGGTGAACCGACCGCTCGAAGGCGCACGGGCTGTCATCCTGAACATCAGCGGAGATGAGAGTCTGCGGCTTCTCGACGTGCAGGACGCAACACAGTATATTCAAGGGCATGCGCACCCGGATGTCAATATCATCGTGGGAACGGTCCTCGACGAACGGTTGGGTGACGAGATCAAGGTCATGATCATAGCGACGGACTTTGCCGACACGGCCGCAACCGTCATGCCGCATATTGAGCCCCTGGAAGAGAAGCTGGAAGAGATTGCGCCTCTGCTGGGAACGAAGGTGGGGCAAAAAGAGATTGAGCTGCCGGATTTTATGAATCATGGAAAAAGAGTGGAAAAGCCCGCCTTTTCAGAAGGCGGAGGATTCTCCATCCCACGGTTCCGAACCTCGAACGAAGACGAAAACAGATAG
- a CDS encoding tRNA threonylcarbamoyladenosine dehydratase, which produces MEERLARTALLVGEERVERLRDKTVAVFGVGGVGSYTIEALARSGVGHLVLIDKDDVDATNINRQLPALSTTVGQRKAEVMAARVKTIAPEIEVDVIDAFYLPDTAEDFFRMHYDYVVDAIDNMAAKVSLAVETEKRGIPCAASMGAANKLDPARFEVADIYATSVCPMARIMRKKLREYGVQSLTVVYSKEEPCRRDGPPGSVPFVPPVAGMILAGVVIKDLMGLRPEEVR; this is translated from the coding sequence ATGGAGGAGCGGCTTGCGAGAACGGCTCTTTTAGTCGGTGAAGAGCGCGTCGAGCGCCTGCGTGATAAAACCGTTGCCGTATTCGGCGTGGGAGGTGTGGGCTCCTATACCATTGAAGCGCTTGCCAGAAGCGGCGTCGGGCACCTTGTCCTCATCGATAAGGATGATGTCGACGCGACGAATATCAACCGTCAGCTTCCGGCGCTCTCGACAACGGTCGGACAGCGTAAGGCGGAGGTCATGGCGGCACGCGTAAAGACGATTGCGCCGGAGATCGAGGTCGATGTGATCGATGCGTTCTACCTGCCGGATACGGCCGAGGATTTTTTCCGGATGCACTACGATTATGTCGTTGACGCAATTGACAACATGGCGGCGAAGGTCAGCCTGGCCGTGGAGACAGAGAAGCGCGGCATCCCTTGCGCCGCAAGCATGGGGGCAGCAAACAAGCTCGATCCGGCCCGATTCGAGGTTGCGGACATCTACGCGACGAGTGTCTGTCCGATGGCGCGGATCATGCGAAAAAAACTTAGAGAATACGGAGTGCAGTCCCTGACCGTCGTCTATTCAAAAGAAGAACCGTGCCGCAGAGACGGGCCGCCCGGAAGCGTTCCCTTCGTTCCGCCCGTCGCGGGGATGATCTTAGCAGGTGTCGTCATTAAGGATTTGATGGGGCTTCGGCCCGAGGAGGTGAGATAA
- a CDS encoding NAD(P)H-dependent glycerol-3-phosphate dehydrogenase, translating to MRVTVFGCGRWGTFHAWHADHIGHDVMLWGRPGSKNLQELQATGRNAYQEIPASVTLTDDLEKAVRHAELCLVVVSSQGMRSLLERIRNVEGAAGKVYVLCMKGLEIETGKRLSEVFCECMPKTRVAVWVGPGHVQDFLRGIPNCMVIASSDAQVTELVIEAMKSPLIRYYYGTDLIGTELGAAVKNVVGLAAGMLDGFHYGSLKGALMARGTKELSRLVEAMGGDRMTIYGLCHLGDYEATLFSPHSHNRRFGEDLIRGIPFTKLAEGVHTVRAVMELSKEYHVELPIARAVYDIVHGGEDPKTVLTGLFLREQKPE from the coding sequence ATGCGCGTAACCGTCTTTGGATGCGGCCGATGGGGGACATTTCACGCGTGGCATGCCGATCACATCGGTCATGACGTCATGCTCTGGGGACGACCGGGCTCGAAGAACCTTCAGGAGCTCCAAGCGACAGGAAGGAATGCGTATCAGGAAATACCCGCTTCCGTCACGCTGACCGATGATTTGGAGAAGGCCGTGCGCCATGCGGAGCTGTGCCTTGTCGTCGTCTCCTCGCAGGGGATGCGAAGCCTTTTGGAGCGCATTCGGAACGTCGAGGGCGCTGCCGGCAAGGTATACGTGCTCTGCATGAAGGGCTTGGAGATAGAGACAGGCAAGCGCCTGAGCGAGGTTTTTTGCGAGTGCATGCCGAAGACTCGGGTCGCAGTATGGGTAGGCCCCGGTCACGTGCAGGACTTCCTCCGCGGCATCCCGAACTGCATGGTGATCGCATCGTCGGACGCGCAGGTGACGGAGCTCGTCATCGAGGCGATGAAAAGTCCGTTGATTCGATATTATTACGGTACGGATCTGATCGGCACGGAGCTTGGAGCGGCCGTCAAGAATGTCGTCGGACTTGCAGCGGGGATGCTGGACGGTTTTCATTACGGCAGTCTGAAGGGAGCTCTGATGGCGCGCGGTACGAAGGAGCTCTCACGCCTTGTCGAGGCGATGGGCGGCGACCGCATGACCATCTACGGCCTCTGTCATCTGGGCGATTACGAGGCGACGCTCTTCTCCCCGCACAGCCACAACCGGCGCTTCGGTGAAGATCTGATACGCGGCATACCCTTTACAAAACTCGCCGAAGGTGTCCACACGGTCAGGGCGGTTATGGAGCTGTCCAAAGAATATCATGTCGAGCTTCCCATTGCACGGGCTGTCTATGACATCGTACATGGCGGAGAGGATCCGAAGACCGTGCTGACAGGACTCTTCCTGCGGGAGCAAAAGCCGGAATAA
- the queF gene encoding preQ(1) synthase, with protein sequence MHNREKEGLTLLGSQGTTYASDYDPNLLEVFANKHPDNDYWVKFNCPEFTSLCPITGQPDFAAVYIAYVPHEKMIESKSLKLYLFSFRNHGDFHEDVVNIIMKDIIRCIDPRYIEVWGKFLPRGGISIDPYANYGRKGTKYEELAWKRFSEHDLYGMEKVDNR encoded by the coding sequence TTGCACAACAGAGAAAAGGAAGGCTTGACCCTTTTGGGATCGCAGGGGACGACGTATGCGAGCGACTACGACCCGAATCTGCTCGAGGTCTTCGCCAACAAGCACCCGGACAACGACTATTGGGTGAAGTTTAACTGCCCCGAGTTTACGAGTCTCTGCCCGATCACCGGACAGCCGGATTTCGCGGCCGTCTACATCGCCTATGTGCCGCACGAGAAGATGATCGAGAGCAAGTCCTTGAAGCTCTATCTTTTCAGCTTCCGCAACCACGGCGATTTTCACGAGGATGTCGTCAACATCATCATGAAGGACATCATTCGGTGCATTGACCCTCGCTACATTGAAGTGTGGGGAAAATTCCTGCCGCGCGGGGGCATCTCCATCGATCCGTATGCAAACTACGGCCGCAAGGGCACAAAGTACGAGGAGCTTGCGTGGAAGCGATTCTCCGAGCACGATCTATACGGAATGGAAAAGGTGGATAATCGATGA
- a CDS encoding cob(I)yrinic acid a,c-diamide adenosyltransferase has product MIQVYTGDGKGKTTAAVGLAVRAAGAGKSVYIVQFMKGRAYSEQRILAGLPHLRLDVTGKPFFVAKEGMLTEEERAAWGDDVVVFAEGHPPEDYVRELEAGVERAIRAVSEHACDVLILDEINVALHFGLVRRELIELLLARVAEASANGHETEVVCTGRKTPDWLLERADLITEMREVRHYYQKGIEARIGIEC; this is encoded by the coding sequence ATGATACAGGTCTACACGGGGGACGGAAAGGGCAAGACGACGGCAGCCGTGGGACTTGCCGTGCGTGCCGCGGGCGCTGGAAAGTCCGTCTATATCGTTCAGTTTATGAAGGGACGCGCCTATTCCGAGCAGCGTATTCTTGCGGGCTTGCCGCACCTCCGTTTGGACGTGACCGGCAAGCCCTTTTTCGTTGCCAAGGAAGGGATGCTCACCGAGGAAGAGCGTGCCGCGTGGGGCGATGATGTTGTCGTATTCGCTGAGGGCCATCCGCCCGAGGACTATGTGCGGGAGCTCGAGGCAGGCGTTGAGCGCGCGATCCGGGCAGTTTCCGAGCACGCCTGCGACGTGCTGATCCTCGATGAGATCAACGTCGCACTCCACTTCGGACTCGTGCGCAGAGAGCTTATAGAGCTGCTTCTCGCGCGCGTCGCGGAGGCGTCGGCGAACGGGCATGAAACGGAGGTTGTCTGCACGGGGAGAAAAACACCCGATTGGCTGCTCGAGCGGGCGGATCTGATCACCGAGATGAGAGAAGTACGTCATTATTATCAAAAGGGCATTGAGGCTCGCATCGGGATAGAATGCTGA
- a CDS encoding rod shape-determining protein, with product MFGMSNDIGIDLGTANVLVYVKGRGIVLNEPSVVAINRDNGTVLAIGEEARRMIGRTPGNIVAIRPLRAGVIADYEVTERMIRYFIEKVTGKRFMFRPRIMICIPSSVTTVEQRAVQEATEQAGARYTELIEEPLAAALGAGLNIEEPFGSMIVDIGGGTTDVAVISLGGIVNSESLRIAGDTFDEDIIAYVKRKYNVMIGERTAEEIKKTIGAAYPKARSAQMNIKGRDLLTGLPKNLEIDSAEIADAIGDSVAGVIHCIKKVLEETPPELAADIMERGIVMTGGGALLYGLPELVRHETGIVAALADDPTDCVAIGTGKALDYIGKFSDKAKRDASR from the coding sequence ATGTTTGGGATGTCAAATGACATCGGGATAGATTTGGGAACAGCGAATGTGCTTGTTTACGTCAAGGGCAGGGGGATTGTCCTGAACGAGCCCTCTGTCGTTGCGATCAATAGAGATAACGGAACGGTACTCGCCATTGGGGAGGAAGCGCGCCGCATGATCGGCAGGACGCCCGGCAACATTGTAGCGATTCGTCCGCTGCGGGCAGGTGTCATCGCGGATTACGAAGTCACGGAGCGCATGATCCGCTACTTTATCGAGAAAGTCACGGGCAAGCGGTTCATGTTCCGCCCGCGGATCATGATCTGCATTCCTTCCTCCGTCACGACCGTTGAACAGCGTGCCGTGCAGGAGGCGACGGAGCAAGCCGGCGCCCGCTATACCGAGCTCATTGAAGAGCCTCTGGCGGCGGCGCTCGGAGCCGGTCTCAACATCGAAGAGCCTTTCGGCTCCATGATTGTCGATATCGGCGGCGGTACGACTGATGTGGCGGTCATCTCCCTGGGCGGCATTGTCAACAGCGAGAGCCTGCGCATCGCGGGAGATACGTTTGACGAAGATATCATCGCCTATGTCAAGCGCAAGTACAATGTGATGATCGGCGAACGCACCGCGGAGGAAATAAAAAAGACGATAGGCGCCGCCTATCCGAAAGCGAGAAGTGCACAGATGAACATCAAGGGACGCGACCTGCTGACGGGTCTCCCCAAGAACCTGGAGATCGACTCGGCGGAGATTGCGGACGCGATCGGGGATTCTGTCGCGGGGGTGATCCACTGCATCAAGAAAGTCCTGGAGGAGACACCGCCGGAGCTTGCCGCGGACATTATGGAGCGAGGCATCGTCATGACGGGCGGAGGAGCGCTCCTATACGGACTGCCCGAGCTTGTCCGTCATGAGACGGGAATCGTCGCCGCGCTCGCGGATGATCCGACAGATTGTGTCGCAATCGGAACGGGAAAAGCGCTTGACTATATCGGTAAATTTTCCGATAAGGCAAAGAGGGATGCATCCAGGTAG
- a CDS encoding flagellar hook-basal body protein: MWRGLYIAGSGMITETNRTDVIANNIANAASSGYKRDEAVHREFAPMLLRRINDTQDEKITSVKQFRLEQGAPAVGILGLGSYTDEIVTDHAQGAFLSTGNTYDVAIAGEGFFAVETPQGVRYTRDGSFYRQTDGTLVTSKGYLVLNERNRPINIPEARQSVAIGGAGEIMVDGALIDTLAFVQFDSPRAAVKQGDNLYVPREGAQPQAATGSIQQGLLERSNVNIASEMVNLIHNYRIYEAGSKAVTTQDSMADKAVNDVGRIS; this comes from the coding sequence ATGTGGCGTGGTTTATACATTGCCGGCTCCGGCATGATTACGGAGACAAACCGTACGGATGTCATAGCGAACAACATTGCCAATGCCGCTTCGTCGGGCTATAAGCGCGATGAGGCGGTGCATCGGGAATTCGCTCCGATGCTGCTTCGCAGAATCAACGATACGCAGGATGAGAAGATTACCTCCGTCAAGCAGTTCCGCCTTGAGCAGGGCGCTCCGGCGGTCGGAATCCTCGGGCTCGGCTCGTATACGGATGAGATTGTGACCGACCATGCGCAGGGCGCGTTCCTGTCGACGGGCAACACCTATGATGTGGCGATTGCGGGGGAGGGCTTCTTCGCCGTCGAGACGCCGCAGGGGGTCCGCTATACGAGAGACGGCAGCTTCTATCGGCAGACGGACGGCACGCTCGTCACCTCGAAGGGATACCTCGTCCTCAACGAGCGAAATCGTCCCATCAACATTCCCGAAGCGCGCCAGTCCGTGGCGATCGGGGGAGCCGGAGAGATCATGGTCGACGGCGCGCTCATCGACACGCTTGCCTTTGTCCAGTTTGACAGTCCGCGCGCGGCCGTTAAGCAGGGGGACAATTTGTACGTCCCGCGTGAGGGGGCGCAGCCGCAGGCGGCGACGGGCTCCATTCAGCAGGGACTCCTGGAGCGGTCGAATGTCAACATCGCGTCCGAGATGGTCAACCTCATTCACAACTACCGCATCTACGAGGCAGGCTCCAAGGCCGTCACGACACAGGACAGCATGGCGGATAAAGCGGTCAACGATGTAGGCCGCATCAGCTGA
- the flgG gene encoding flagellar basal-body rod protein FlgG, giving the protein MMRALWSAASGMKAQQDNMDVVAHNIANVNSFGAKKVRAEFQDLVYQNLRAAGAPSGADSTYPSALAIGLGVKTAATQRIFTQGNFQSSGNPTDVAIQGDGFFRIEMPDGTIAYTRDGSFKLDQDRRLVTTDGYPLADGITINEASPADTISIGGDGQVSSTPAGGTVENAGQITLARFVNPAGLLAIGKNLFQETDASGAPIEGNPGEDGAGTLTQGVVEMSNVQIVEEMVNMIVAQRAYESNSKAITTSDSMLEIANGLKR; this is encoded by the coding sequence ATGATGAGAGCACTCTGGTCCGCAGCTTCCGGCATGAAAGCCCAGCAGGACAACATGGATGTCGTCGCGCACAACATCGCCAACGTCAATTCCTTCGGCGCGAAGAAGGTACGCGCGGAGTTTCAGGATTTAGTCTATCAGAACCTTCGCGCGGCAGGAGCTCCGTCGGGAGCGGATTCCACGTATCCGTCGGCGCTCGCGATCGGCCTCGGCGTCAAGACCGCCGCAACCCAGCGCATCTTCACACAGGGCAACTTCCAGTCCTCGGGCAATCCCACGGATGTCGCCATTCAGGGCGACGGCTTCTTCCGTATTGAGATGCCGGACGGGACGATTGCGTATACGCGCGACGGATCCTTCAAGCTCGATCAGGATCGCCGCCTCGTCACGACGGATGGCTATCCCTTGGCTGACGGCATCACGATAAATGAGGCCTCGCCGGCCGATACGATTTCGATCGGCGGTGACGGACAGGTTTCCTCAACTCCGGCGGGAGGTACGGTTGAGAATGCGGGACAGATCACGCTGGCTCGCTTCGTCAATCCGGCGGGGCTCCTCGCCATCGGCAAAAACCTGTTCCAGGAGACGGATGCGTCGGGTGCTCCCATCGAGGGCAACCCGGGCGAGGACGGCGCGGGTACGCTGACGCAAGGCGTCGTTGAAATGTCCAATGTGCAGATCGTCGAGGAAATGGTCAATATGATTGTCGCGCAGAGAGCGTATGAGTCGAACTCCAAGGCAATCACGACATCCGATTCCATGCTTGAGATTGCAAACGGTCTCAAGCGCTGA